The sequence CCAGAATTTAATGTTACAACCGGTTCCAATTGACCCATCACTTGTTCTGGAGAAATTTCAAGTCCAATCTCCTCATTTGTTTCACGTAATGCAGTTTCTAAAAGATCTGAATCAGCAGATTCCAATTTTCCACCAGGAAATGAAATTTCACCAGCATGAAATGTCATATGTTTTGGTTTTTCAGTCATTACAACAATTGGTTCTTTACCATAAATCACTACCAGTACTGATGCTAAACGATATTTTCCATCAGATTCAATTTTAGGATTAATTTTAGTAGAAAGGTTGGATTTTAATTCATCTAAAAGCATCGTGGTTCTTTCCTACTATTCCATATGGGTTTTGGTATTCAAAGGTTTTAACCAAGGATAAAAGAATTGAAAATATGACAGTTAGGTATGAAGCTAATCCTCCCAAAATTCTACCTGATGTAGATACAAATGAATCAATTAAAAAATTTGTAGATAAAATAAAAATTATTTCAAAAAAATGTGATGCAATTCATTTAACAGAAAATGTATTAGGTTTTCAAAGAGTATCCCCAATTGAAGTTGGTAAAATAATTAAGCGAGAAATTCCAAATTTACCAATTACAGTTAGTCTAAGAGTTAGAGATAAGAGCGAAGATGAAATTTTAGAATTTGTAAAAAATTGTATCACAATAGGATTTTCAGGAATTTTGATTTTAATGGGAGACCCATCTCAAACAGGTAAAGAAGATTCAGGTCAACTTCCAAGTACCACTGTAAAGAGATTGAAACAACAAGGAATTGATACTAAAATTGAGTTGTATCTTTCAATATCAAACAAGCCTAATTTTTCCAAAATTGGAAAAAAAATAGATGCAAATCCCAAAGGATTCATGACTCAAGTTATTCAAAACATAGAACAGGTTCAAAGTCTATCAGACAATCTAAAGGGATTTTCAATAATACCAATTCTCCTGTATCCATCACCTAAAAATGAAAAATCGGCAAAGTTTTTGAATTTAGATTTAGAATCATATAGTAAAGAATTTGAAGAGTTGTTACACAAAACACAAGAAATAACTGGAGACGTGTTACTAACATCACCTAGCGACTTTAATGGATTGAATGAATTTTTAGAAAAACTATCCAATTAAAGAACAAAATATTTTGCATCTGGATGGTGTATTACAATTGCTGCAGTGGATTGTTCAGGAATGATTTGCCCAGATTCAGTTAAAGTCATTCCAGATTTTTCTGGTTGTAATAATTTCCATACCAAATGATGTTGTGCAACATCAGGACAACTTGGAAATCCCCAACTATATCTCAAACCACCTTTTTCCAAATTTAGTTCAGTTTTGATTCTCTGATTAACCCATTCGGCTAAAGCCTCAGCAATTTCAACTGCTAGCCCATGTAGATAATAAGCATCAGTATACTTGTCTTCTTTATTCCACTGTTCAATGATATCAGCCACTTTATTCCCCACAGTTACAGATTGAAATGCAACAATATCATCATCGCCAAAATAGTCAGTAAGACACAAGTGATCTGATTTTGTAGAACGTGGGAATTCTAATTCCACATCATTCCCATTAGGATTTTCAACGAGTAATTTTCTATCTTTATTGTGACATTTGAAATATCCATAAACAATTTCAGGCTCAATGAGTTTGTCTCTAATAATTCTCATTTTCCATTCAGTGAGTAATTGTTCATGTTCATCTTGAGATTCAGAACCTGCCTTTCCTCTCAACCCCCAAGATAATTTGAATAGGGATTTTTTATCAATCATAGTCCAAACTTCAGCCATATTGATTTGATCTAATTTTAATCGAATTGGCTCTCCAACTATTTTTGGAGTAGGAGATTGAACTGGCTTAATCTCACTTTTTGGAAGAGTATCAGGATCTATTGTTGCAGTAGATTTGTCTTTCCAATTTTCTAACTTTTCTTTCCAATCAGATAGAAGTTTTGGTTTTTCATCAGAAACTAAAGT comes from Nitrosopumilus oxyclinae and encodes:
- a CDS encoding NUDIX hydrolase, translating into MLLDELKSNLSTKINPKIESDGKYRLASVLVVIYGKEPIVVMTEKPKHMTFHAGEISFPGGKLESADSDLLETALRETNEEIGLEISPEQVMGQLEPVVTLNSGFLILPFISVVDKVPTLSANAEVEKIFHIPLESFLKTGAKDPDPSHNIIQEMYTFEYQNQIVWGASARILKQIRDCLKS
- a CDS encoding 5,10-methenyltetrahydrofolate synthetase; protein product: MTVRYEANPPKILPDVDTNESIKKFVDKIKIISKKCDAIHLTENVLGFQRVSPIEVGKIIKREIPNLPITVSLRVRDKSEDEILEFVKNCITIGFSGILILMGDPSQTGKEDSGQLPSTTVKRLKQQGIDTKIELYLSISNKPNFSKIGKKIDANPKGFMTQVIQNIEQVQSLSDNLKGFSIIPILLYPSPKNEKSAKFLNLDLESYSKEFEELLHKTQEITGDVLLTSPSDFNGLNEFLEKLSN